A single window of Streptomyces sudanensis DNA harbors:
- a CDS encoding AMP-dependent synthetase/ligase: MREFSLPALYEVPADGNLTDLVRRNAAQHPDVAVMARKAAGGWVDVTAREFLAEVRAAAKGLIAQGVRPGDRVALMSRTRYEWVRMDFAVWSAGAVTVPVYETSSPEQIQWILGDSGAVAAIVESAAHAEAVESVRGALPELRHVWRIDDGAVEELVAVGRDVSDRTLDERGASARADDVATIVYTSGTTGRPKGCVLTHRNFFAECGNVVERLGPLFRTGRSSVLLFLPTAHVFGRMVEVAAVLAPIRLGCVPDIKNLTDDLASFRPTLILGVPRVFEKVYNSARAKAQAAGKGKIFDRAARTAIAYSRARSAPGGPSLGLRLRHKLYDVLVYAKLRAVLGGRCEFAISGGAPLGERLGHFFSGVGFTVLEGYGLTESCAATAFNPWDRQKIGTVGQPLPGSKVRIADDGEVLLHGEHVFAGYWNNEEATAEALADGWFHTGDVGTLDEDGYLAITGRKKEILVTAGGKNVAPAVIEDRIRGHALVAECMVVGDGRPFVGALITLDEEFLARWAAEHGKPAGSTAARLREDPELLAEVQRAVDDGNAAVSKAESVRKFRVLSTQFTEEAGHITPSLKLKRSVVAKDFADEIEAIYRG, encoded by the coding sequence TTGCGCGAGTTCAGCCTTCCGGCCCTGTACGAGGTCCCCGCGGACGGCAACCTGACGGACCTCGTCCGCCGCAACGCCGCGCAGCACCCGGACGTGGCCGTGATGGCCCGCAAGGCCGCCGGCGGCTGGGTGGACGTCACCGCCCGGGAGTTCCTCGCCGAGGTGCGGGCCGCGGCCAAGGGGCTGATCGCGCAGGGCGTGCGGCCCGGCGACCGGGTCGCGCTGATGTCCCGCACGCGCTACGAGTGGGTGCGGATGGACTTCGCGGTCTGGAGCGCCGGCGCGGTGACCGTGCCGGTGTACGAGACCAGCTCGCCCGAGCAGATCCAGTGGATCCTCGGCGACTCGGGCGCGGTGGCGGCGATCGTGGAGAGCGCGGCCCACGCCGAGGCGGTCGAGTCGGTGCGCGGCGCGCTGCCGGAGCTGAGGCACGTGTGGCGGATCGACGACGGCGCCGTCGAGGAGCTGGTCGCGGTCGGCCGGGACGTCTCCGACCGGACGCTCGACGAGCGCGGCGCGTCCGCCCGGGCGGACGACGTGGCGACCATCGTCTACACGTCCGGCACGACGGGCCGTCCCAAGGGCTGCGTGCTGACCCACCGGAACTTCTTCGCCGAGTGCGGCAACGTCGTGGAGCGGCTGGGGCCGCTGTTCCGGACGGGCCGCTCGTCGGTGCTGCTGTTCCTGCCCACCGCGCACGTCTTCGGCCGCATGGTCGAGGTCGCGGCGGTGCTGGCGCCGATCCGGCTCGGCTGCGTGCCGGACATCAAGAACCTCACCGACGACCTGGCGTCGTTCCGCCCGACGCTGATCCTGGGCGTGCCCCGGGTCTTCGAGAAGGTCTACAACTCGGCCCGCGCCAAGGCGCAGGCGGCGGGCAAGGGGAAGATCTTCGACCGGGCCGCGCGGACCGCCATCGCGTACAGCCGGGCCAGGTCCGCCCCGGGCGGCCCGTCCCTCGGCCTGCGGCTGCGGCACAAGCTGTACGACGTGCTGGTGTACGCCAAGCTGCGCGCGGTGCTGGGCGGGCGCTGCGAGTTCGCGATCTCGGGCGGCGCGCCGCTGGGCGAGCGGCTCGGCCACTTCTTCAGCGGCGTCGGCTTCACGGTCCTGGAGGGGTACGGCCTGACCGAGTCGTGCGCGGCGACCGCGTTCAACCCCTGGGACCGGCAGAAGATCGGCACGGTGGGCCAGCCGCTGCCGGGCTCCAAGGTGCGGATCGCCGACGACGGCGAGGTGCTGCTGCACGGCGAGCACGTCTTCGCCGGCTACTGGAACAACGAGGAGGCGACCGCCGAGGCGCTGGCGGACGGCTGGTTCCACACCGGCGACGTCGGCACCCTCGACGAGGACGGCTACCTGGCCATCACCGGCCGGAAGAAGGAGATCCTGGTCACCGCGGGCGGCAAGAACGTCGCCCCGGCGGTGATCGAGGACCGCATCCGCGGGCACGCCCTGGTCGCGGAGTGCATGGTCGTCGGCGACGGGCGGCCGTTCGTGGGCGCGCTGATCACGCTGGACGAGGAGTTCCTGGCGCGCTGGGCGGCCGAGCACGGCAAGCCGGCCGGGTCGACGGCGGCGCGGCTGCGGGAGGACCCGGAGCTGCTGGCGGAGGTCCAGCGGGCCGTGGACGACGGCAACGCGGCCGTGTCCAAGGCGGAGTCGGTGCGCAAGTTCCGCGTCCTGTCCACGCAGTTCACGGAGGAGGCCGGCCACATCACGCCGTCGCTGAAGCTGAAGCGGAGCGTGGTCGCGAAGGACTTCGCCGACGAGATCGAGGCGATCTACCGGGGCTGA
- a CDS encoding glycosyltransferase family 4 protein, with protein sequence MHKTLIVTNDFPPRPGGIQAFLHNMALRLDPDRVVVYASTWKRGREGAEATARFDAEQPFRVVRDRTTMLLPTPRVTARAAGLLREHGCTSVWFGAAAPLGLMAPALRRAGARRLVATTHGHEAGWAQLPVARRLLRRIGEGTDTLTYLGEYTRSRIAAALTPEAAGRMVRLPPGVDEKTFHPGSGGDAVRARLGLADRPVVVCVSRLVPRKGQDTLIRAMPEVLAAVPDAVLLVVGGGPYAKDLHRLARETGVAGAVRFTGPVPWEELPAHYGAGDVFAMPCRTRRGGLDVEGLGIVYLEASATGLPVVAGDSGGAPDAVLDGETGWVVRGGSPREAAERIVPLLQDPGLRRRMGERGRRWVEEKWRWDLLAERLQDLL encoded by the coding sequence ATGCACAAGACGCTGATCGTAACGAACGACTTCCCGCCCCGCCCCGGTGGGATTCAGGCGTTCCTGCACAACATGGCGCTGCGCCTGGACCCCGACCGGGTGGTCGTCTACGCCTCCACCTGGAAGCGCGGGCGGGAGGGTGCGGAGGCCACCGCGCGGTTCGACGCGGAGCAGCCCTTCCGGGTGGTGCGGGACCGTACGACGATGCTGCTGCCCACGCCGCGGGTGACCGCGCGGGCGGCCGGGCTGCTGCGGGAGCACGGCTGCACGTCCGTGTGGTTCGGCGCCGCCGCGCCGCTCGGCCTGATGGCGCCGGCGCTGCGCCGGGCCGGCGCCCGCCGCCTGGTCGCGACCACCCACGGCCACGAGGCGGGCTGGGCGCAGCTGCCCGTCGCGCGGCGGCTGCTGCGGCGCATCGGCGAGGGCACCGACACCCTCACGTACCTCGGGGAGTACACGCGCTCCCGGATCGCCGCCGCGCTCACCCCGGAGGCGGCCGGGCGCATGGTGCGGCTGCCGCCCGGCGTCGACGAGAAGACCTTCCACCCCGGCTCGGGCGGCGACGCCGTGCGCGCCCGGCTCGGGCTGGCGGACCGGCCCGTCGTCGTGTGCGTCTCGCGCCTCGTGCCGCGCAAGGGCCAGGACACGCTGATCCGGGCGATGCCCGAGGTGCTGGCCGCCGTGCCGGACGCCGTCCTGCTGGTCGTCGGCGGCGGCCCGTACGCGAAGGACCTGCACCGCCTGGCCCGCGAGACCGGGGTGGCCGGCGCCGTGCGGTTCACCGGCCCGGTGCCCTGGGAGGAGCTGCCCGCGCACTACGGGGCCGGCGACGTGTTCGCGATGCCGTGCCGCACCCGGCGCGGCGGGCTGGACGTCGAGGGGCTCGGCATCGTCTACCTGGAGGCGTCCGCGACGGGCCTTCCGGTCGTCGCCGGCGACTCGGGCGGCGCCCCGGACGCGGTCCTCGACGGCGAGACCGGCTGGGTCGTGCGGGGCGGCTCCCCGCGGGAGGCCGCCGAGCGGATCGTGCCCCTGCTCCAGGACCCCGGGCTGCGCCGGCGCATGGGGGAGCGGGGCCGCCGGTGGGTCGAGGAGAAGTGGCGCTGGGACCTCCTCGCGGAGCGCCTCCAGGACCTCCTGTAG
- a CDS encoding glycosyltransferase 87 family protein: MKHPSGPRSSLVGLWLLSRAVLLLYTFRIVFVPGPDVTTDVSVIYFGWYEVLRGGTYPLDDVTWQYPPAAAFAILSPGLLPFLEYAHAFFVLALACDAVVFGLLVYAGGRPGKSHAGAWVWLVGVPLLGPTSYSRYDLMVTAVAVAALLAGARNPRTMGVLAGVGALLKVWPVLLLAGTSRGRVTRRSWTAAAVSGAVVLALCVLAAPGALAFLTFQRDRGTEVESLGAMVFHVARFLGAWEGEVRLNYGSVEFLGPYVPLVSGAAMVLTALAFGWLALWRLRAREFGATTPADAAFVAVLLFTTTSRVISPQYMLWLVGLAAVCLVWRRSRMRRAALLVLVATGVTLLEFPIWFSHVVASDALGLALLFVRNGLLVAASVVAARQLWRQTVTEPRLRAAEAGPARVPVQGGHRDEALLNS; this comes from the coding sequence ATGAAGCACCCGAGCGGACCGCGATCGTCCCTGGTGGGCCTCTGGCTGCTCAGCAGGGCCGTCCTCCTGCTCTACACCTTCCGGATCGTCTTCGTCCCCGGTCCCGACGTCACCACCGACGTCTCGGTGATCTACTTCGGCTGGTACGAGGTGCTGCGCGGCGGGACGTACCCGCTGGACGACGTGACGTGGCAGTACCCGCCGGCCGCGGCGTTCGCGATCCTCTCCCCCGGCCTGCTGCCGTTCCTGGAGTACGCGCACGCCTTCTTCGTCCTCGCGCTCGCCTGCGACGCGGTGGTGTTCGGGCTGCTGGTGTACGCGGGCGGGCGCCCCGGCAAGAGCCACGCGGGCGCCTGGGTGTGGCTCGTGGGCGTGCCGCTGCTCGGACCGACCTCGTACTCCCGCTACGACCTCATGGTCACCGCCGTCGCCGTCGCGGCGCTGCTGGCCGGGGCCCGCAACCCGCGCACGATGGGCGTCCTCGCCGGGGTCGGCGCGCTGCTGAAGGTGTGGCCGGTGCTGCTGCTCGCCGGCACGTCGCGGGGGCGCGTCACGCGCCGCTCGTGGACGGCGGCGGCGGTGTCGGGCGCGGTGGTGCTGGCGCTGTGCGTCCTCGCGGCGCCGGGCGCGCTGGCGTTCCTGACCTTCCAGCGCGACCGCGGCACCGAGGTGGAGTCGCTGGGGGCGATGGTGTTCCACGTGGCGCGGTTCCTCGGTGCCTGGGAGGGCGAGGTGCGGCTGAACTACGGGTCGGTGGAGTTCCTCGGCCCGTACGTGCCGCTGGTCAGCGGGGCCGCGATGGTGCTGACGGCGCTGGCGTTCGGCTGGCTGGCGCTGTGGCGGCTGCGGGCGCGGGAGTTCGGCGCGACGACGCCGGCCGACGCGGCGTTCGTGGCGGTGCTGCTGTTCACCACGACGAGCCGGGTGATAAGCCCCCAGTACATGCTGTGGCTGGTCGGGCTCGCCGCGGTGTGCCTGGTGTGGCGGCGGAGCCGGATGCGCCGGGCGGCGCTGCTGGTGCTGGTGGCGACCGGGGTGACGCTCCTGGAGTTCCCGATCTGGTTCTCGCACGTGGTGGCCAGCGACGCGCTGGGCCTGGCGCTGCTGTTCGTCCGCAACGGGCTGCTCGTCGCGGCGTCGGTGGTCGCGGCGCGGCAGTTGTGGCGGCAGACGGTCACCGAGCCGCGGCTGCGCGCCGCGGAGGCCGGGCCGGCGCGGGTGCCGGTCCAGGGCGGTCACCGCGACGAGGCACTGCTGAACTCCTGA
- a CDS encoding C40 family peptidase, whose protein sequence is PRAAAAVRAARSAVGRPYVWGANGPGAFDCSGLVQWAYARAGVALPRTSQAQRDAGRRVALSEARPGDLVTYRPDASHVAMYVGGGRVVHAPHPGARVRYDPVGMMPVSAVTRV, encoded by the coding sequence CGCCGCGGGCCGCCGCCGCCGTGCGGGCCGCCCGGTCGGCGGTGGGCAGGCCGTACGTCTGGGGCGCGAACGGGCCCGGCGCCTTCGACTGCTCGGGCCTCGTGCAGTGGGCGTACGCACGGGCCGGGGTCGCGCTGCCGCGCACCTCGCAGGCGCAGCGGGACGCGGGACGCCGGGTGGCGCTGTCGGAGGCGCGGCCGGGCGACCTGGTGACGTACCGCCCCGACGCGAGCCACGTGGCGATGTACGTGGGCGGCGGCCGGGTCGTCCACGCCCCCCATCCGGGCGCACGGGTCCGCTACGACCCGGTGGGCATGATGCCCGTCTCCGCGGTGACCCGCGTCTGA
- a CDS encoding C40 family peptidase, producing MASHRRPKQPSRARVTVLTATAAAAVALTSQAASATPQPSKEQVKEKVDKLHHEAEEATEQFNLADERREKLQQEVTALQDQVARGQEELNTLRDSIGSVASAQYRNGGMDPALQLFLSSDPDDYLDKASAVDQLSAKQAETLRTIQAKQRALAQQRAEATAKLADLEDVRKSLGEKKEKFQAKLAEAQKLLNTLTAEERRKMREKEERASRDAGERVELGNEVPASQRGAAALNAAATQVGKPYVSGAEGPNSYDCSGLTQWAYRQAGVSISRTTYTQQNDGVRIGRSQLKPGDLVFFNNLAHVGLYAGNNTVLHAPKPGASVRYESMEYLGAFQFGVRV from the coding sequence GTGGCGTCCCACCGTCGACCCAAGCAGCCGAGCCGCGCCCGCGTGACCGTGCTCACCGCGACCGCCGCCGCCGCTGTCGCCCTGACTTCCCAGGCCGCCTCGGCCACTCCGCAGCCGAGCAAGGAACAGGTCAAGGAGAAGGTCGACAAGCTGCACCACGAGGCCGAGGAGGCCACGGAGCAGTTCAACCTCGCCGACGAGCGCCGCGAGAAGCTCCAGCAGGAGGTGACCGCCCTCCAGGACCAGGTCGCCCGTGGCCAGGAGGAGCTCAACACCCTGCGCGACAGCATCGGTTCGGTCGCCAGCGCCCAGTACCGCAACGGCGGCATGGACCCCGCGCTCCAGCTGTTCCTCTCCTCCGACCCGGACGACTACCTCGACAAGGCGTCCGCCGTCGACCAGCTCTCCGCCAAGCAGGCCGAGACGCTGCGCACCATCCAGGCCAAGCAGCGCGCCCTCGCCCAGCAGCGGGCCGAGGCCACGGCGAAGCTCGCCGACCTGGAGGACGTCCGCAAGTCCCTCGGCGAGAAGAAGGAGAAGTTCCAGGCCAAGCTCGCCGAGGCGCAGAAACTCCTCAACACGCTCACCGCCGAGGAACGGCGCAAGATGCGGGAGAAGGAGGAGCGCGCCAGCCGCGACGCCGGCGAACGCGTCGAGCTCGGCAACGAGGTGCCCGCCTCGCAGCGCGGCGCCGCCGCGCTCAACGCCGCCGCCACGCAGGTCGGCAAGCCGTACGTCTCCGGTGCCGAGGGCCCCAACTCGTACGACTGCTCCGGCCTGACGCAGTGGGCCTACCGCCAGGCCGGCGTCAGCATCTCCCGCACCACCTACACCCAGCAGAACGACGGTGTGAGGATCGGCCGCAGCCAGCTCAAGCCGGGCGACCTCGTCTTCTTCAACAACCTCGCCCACGTCGGCCTGTACGCCGGGAACAACACCGTCCTGCACGCCCCGAAGCCGGGCGCGTCCGTGCGCTACGAGTCGATGGAGTACCTCGGCGCGTTCCAGTTCGGCGTCCGCGTCTGA